A single region of the Halopiger xanaduensis SH-6 genome encodes:
- a CDS encoding fumarylacetoacetate hydrolase family protein, translating to MRYYQLREGTPRLAAKTGDTLYDLTDAKPQLRTFEDLLTTATITDESLDTITDRLLEDATELSSDVRSDGAVAAPVSSGEVWAAGVTYRISEEARKAESSMEDMYIDVYDSERPEVFFKATPSRTVGPDERVGIRADSEWDVPEPELGVVLSDGEIVGYTIGNDMSSRSIEGRNPLYLPQAKVYDRCCSLGPCVRSAESLDDPHDLEMWMTISRDGEVLYDDSTNTGKMVRSVEELVDCYTSHNAVPEVSVLLTGTSLVPDDDFTLREGDLIEIGVEDIGTLSNTVVEV from the coding sequence ATGCGTTACTATCAGCTCCGGGAGGGCACACCTCGTCTCGCAGCGAAAACGGGGGATACCCTGTACGACCTGACGGACGCGAAGCCACAGTTACGGACGTTCGAGGATCTGCTTACCACCGCGACGATCACCGACGAGTCGCTCGATACCATCACCGATCGACTGCTCGAGGACGCGACCGAACTGTCGTCGGACGTCCGTTCGGACGGCGCGGTGGCAGCACCAGTCTCGTCGGGCGAGGTGTGGGCCGCGGGCGTGACCTACCGCATCAGCGAGGAGGCGCGGAAGGCCGAAAGCTCGATGGAGGACATGTACATCGATGTCTACGACAGCGAACGGCCGGAAGTGTTCTTCAAGGCGACGCCGAGCCGAACGGTCGGTCCCGACGAGCGGGTCGGCATCCGCGCGGATTCGGAGTGGGACGTACCCGAACCGGAGCTGGGCGTCGTGCTCTCGGACGGGGAGATCGTCGGCTACACGATCGGCAACGACATGAGTAGCCGGTCGATCGAGGGTCGAAACCCGCTCTACCTCCCGCAGGCGAAGGTCTACGACCGCTGCTGTTCGCTCGGCCCCTGCGTTCGCTCCGCCGAGTCGCTCGACGACCCCCACGATCTCGAGATGTGGATGACGATCAGCCGAGACGGCGAGGTGCTCTACGACGACTCGACGAACACGGGGAAGATGGTGCGCTCGGTCGAGGAACTCGTCGACTGTTACACCAGCCACAACGCCGTTCCCGAGGTTTCGGTGCTGCTGACCGGCACCTCGCTCGTTCCCGACGACGATTTCACGCTTCGGGAGGGCGATCTGATCGAAATCGGCGTCGAGGATATCGGCACGCTCTCGAACACCGTCGTCGAAGTATAA
- a CDS encoding Gfo/Idh/MocA family protein, whose amino-acid sequence MTYDVIQVGTGGQGERWCKQYLPPNVEDGLIDVVAAVDTNEAALENAKDGLGLSGEQCYTDAATAFAVHDADCCTVVVPPQYHEDVVDEALAHDLHILSEKPIADTLDASVRIAEKVDRADKKMGVTMSHRFDRDKTTLRRELRSGEYGSLDYLMLRFTCNCRSYGSWGAFRHDIEDPLLIEGGVHHLDILADLADARCETLYAQTWLPEWGEYGGDAQALINLTFEDGTRAVYEGAKTNAAALNGWGNEYVRAECRDATLELDGRQLERYPYDPDAEPQLGEGVDETDAERVPLLEGEKWANTLLVERFVEWLDGGEPMATNVRENLQSMALVEAAIRSSETGEPVAVQELLTDAVESVSV is encoded by the coding sequence ATGACGTACGACGTAATCCAGGTCGGGACCGGCGGCCAGGGCGAACGATGGTGCAAACAATACCTCCCGCCGAACGTCGAGGACGGGCTGATCGACGTCGTGGCCGCAGTCGACACGAACGAAGCGGCCCTCGAGAACGCGAAAGACGGCCTCGGGCTGAGCGGCGAGCAGTGTTACACCGACGCCGCGACGGCGTTTGCGGTACACGACGCCGACTGTTGTACCGTCGTCGTCCCGCCGCAGTACCACGAAGACGTCGTCGACGAGGCGCTGGCCCACGACCTGCACATTCTCTCGGAGAAGCCGATCGCCGACACGCTGGACGCGTCGGTTCGCATCGCGGAGAAGGTCGACCGCGCCGACAAGAAGATGGGCGTCACGATGAGCCACCGGTTCGACCGGGACAAGACGACGCTCCGACGGGAACTGCGATCGGGCGAGTACGGCTCGCTGGACTACCTGATGCTTCGATTTACCTGTAACTGCCGCTCGTACGGCAGTTGGGGCGCGTTTCGCCACGACATCGAGGATCCCCTGCTGATCGAGGGCGGCGTCCACCACCTCGATATCCTCGCGGACCTCGCCGACGCCCGCTGCGAGACGCTGTACGCACAGACGTGGCTGCCGGAGTGGGGCGAGTACGGCGGCGACGCGCAGGCGCTGATCAACCTGACCTTCGAAGACGGCACTCGCGCCGTCTACGAGGGCGCGAAAACCAACGCCGCCGCGCTCAACGGCTGGGGCAACGAGTACGTCCGCGCCGAGTGTCGCGACGCGACGCTCGAACTCGACGGCCGGCAGCTCGAGCGGTATCCCTACGATCCGGACGCCGAACCCCAGCTCGGCGAGGGTGTCGACGAAACCGATGCCGAGCGGGTTCCGCTGCTCGAGGGAGAGAAGTGGGCGAACACCCTGCTCGTCGAGCGGTTCGTCGAGTGGCTCGACGGCGGCGAACCGATGGCGACGAACGTGCGGGAGAACCTCCAGTCGATGGCGCTCGTCGAAGCGGCGATCCGGAGCAGCGAGACCGGCGAACCCGTCGCCGTCCAGGAACTGCTGACGGACGCCGTCGAATCCGTTTCGGTGTGA
- a CDS encoding ABC transporter ATP-binding protein — MSSIEFEDVTKVYDGDILAVEDFNLTIESGEFLTLVGPSGSGKSTLLRMVAGLEDITDGTISIGGERVNLLPPRHRDIAMVFQSYALYPHLSVRENMAFGLKRSTSLPEEEIYERVEDAAELMGIPELLDDRPKQLSGGQQQRVATGRAIVREPAVFLFDEPLSNLDAKLRKHMRTELQRIQQELDTTTIYVTHDQEEAMTMSDRIAILNHGELQQVGTPREVYNDPRNLFVAQFIGSPSMNIFNVRYEPAENGGRLTGDVDIPLDPEHAEQIETAGSTDLKLGVRPEHITVSRTGDAGDIAASVDIIEPLGARDLLYFELEGEGDDTLVSGDAAALEDTDETAPEEEVAERKAFIDPESIPQDADEVFLNLDLEQAHLFDTETGLNIAHLVEREQEAAPTP; from the coding sequence ATGAGTTCGATCGAGTTCGAGGACGTCACGAAGGTGTACGACGGCGATATCCTCGCCGTCGAAGACTTCAACCTGACGATCGAAAGCGGCGAGTTCCTCACGCTCGTCGGCCCGAGCGGCTCCGGGAAGTCGACGCTGCTCCGGATGGTCGCCGGCCTCGAGGACATCACTGACGGAACGATCTCGATCGGCGGCGAGCGGGTCAACCTCCTGCCCCCGCGCCACCGCGACATCGCGATGGTCTTCCAGAGCTACGCGCTGTACCCCCATCTGAGCGTTCGCGAGAACATGGCGTTCGGCCTCAAGCGTTCGACCAGCCTCCCCGAGGAGGAGATCTACGAGCGCGTCGAGGACGCGGCCGAGCTGATGGGCATTCCGGAACTGCTCGACGACCGGCCCAAACAGCTCTCGGGCGGCCAGCAACAGCGCGTCGCGACCGGCCGCGCCATCGTTCGCGAGCCCGCCGTCTTCCTCTTCGACGAGCCGCTCTCGAACCTCGACGCGAAACTCCGCAAGCACATGCGGACCGAGCTCCAGCGGATCCAGCAGGAACTCGACACGACGACGATCTACGTCACCCACGACCAGGAGGAGGCGATGACGATGTCCGACCGGATCGCAATACTCAACCACGGCGAACTCCAGCAGGTCGGCACGCCACGGGAAGTCTACAACGATCCGCGGAACCTGTTCGTCGCGCAGTTCATCGGCAGCCCGTCGATGAACATCTTCAACGTCCGGTACGAACCCGCCGAGAACGGCGGCCGACTCACCGGCGACGTCGACATTCCGCTCGACCCCGAACACGCAGAACAAATCGAGACCGCCGGAAGCACGGACCTGAAGCTCGGCGTCCGCCCCGAACACATCACCGTGAGCCGGACCGGCGACGCGGGCGACATCGCCGCGTCCGTCGACATCATCGAGCCGCTCGGCGCTCGCGACCTGCTGTACTTCGAACTCGAGGGCGAGGGCGACGACACGCTCGTCTCGGGCGACGCCGCCGCCCTCGAGGATACCGACGAGACGGCGCCCGAGGAGGAAGTCGCGGAGCGCAAGGCGTTCATCGATCCCGAGTCGATTCCGCAGGACGCCGACGAGGTGTTCCTGAATCTGGATCTCGAGCAGGCGCACCTGTTCGACACTGAGACGGGGCTCAACATCGCCCACCTCGTCGAGCGAGAACAGGAAGCGGCGCCGACGCCGTGA
- a CDS encoding IclR family transcriptional regulator, giving the protein MPEPKHPVRTVDRTFEILEIIQELDGAGISEIAERVDIGKSAVHNHLTTLANREYVDKDGDEYHIGLSFLGLGAYARNRTPIYDTAQKEVDKLADQTGELVNLLVEKNGMGIYLYQAKGENAVELDTHEGKRVPLHCTGLGKAILAFRPQEEVDEILDANGLPKVTEHTITDRETFSEELENVREQRYAVDREERLNGLRCIAAPITDDKDRSIAAVSVSCPVHRVGDERFYQDLPEAVLGTANVIELEHNYS; this is encoded by the coding sequence ATGCCCGAACCGAAACACCCCGTTCGAACCGTCGACAGGACGTTCGAGATCCTCGAGATTATCCAGGAACTCGACGGTGCGGGAATCTCCGAAATCGCCGAGCGGGTCGATATCGGCAAGAGCGCGGTGCACAACCACCTGACGACGCTCGCGAACCGCGAGTACGTCGACAAGGACGGCGACGAGTACCACATCGGCCTGTCGTTCCTCGGTCTCGGCGCGTACGCGCGCAACCGCACGCCGATCTACGATACGGCCCAGAAGGAAGTCGATAAGCTGGCCGACCAGACGGGCGAACTCGTGAACCTGCTCGTCGAGAAAAACGGGATGGGGATCTACCTCTACCAGGCGAAAGGGGAGAACGCGGTCGAACTCGACACCCACGAGGGCAAGCGCGTCCCGCTGCACTGTACCGGGCTCGGCAAGGCGATCCTCGCGTTCCGTCCGCAGGAGGAAGTCGACGAGATTCTCGACGCGAACGGGCTCCCGAAGGTCACCGAACACACGATTACCGACCGCGAGACGTTCTCCGAGGAACTCGAGAACGTCCGCGAGCAGCGCTACGCCGTCGACCGGGAGGAACGCCTGAATGGACTGCGCTGCATCGCGGCGCCGATCACCGACGACAAGGATCGAAGCATCGCCGCCGTGAGCGTCTCCTGTCCCGTCCACCGCGTCGGCGACGAGCGGTTCTACCAGGACCTGCCGGAGGCGGTGCTGGGAACGGCGAACGTGATCGAACTCGAGCACAACTACTCCTGA
- a CDS encoding substrate-binding domain-containing protein yields the protein MADNDGRISVRVGNGISRRQVMQQLGAIAAVGGLAGCLQRDEEGQDGGNGGDSGSDSDGAAPSYQRVDLTPPPTELDFSRDPPERDITMVCHNAAISFWDPAIGGLHDAASQLGWNATFTGPSGGFSVEEQINILENVVASEPDAIVTTVSDTEAYNSVIQDALDNDIAVLTFNTNSLREEGRQHMREEFGQALPFVGQDQYSSGYANGMALLDKLPDDASKVTIGLADPAHSGQAARASGAEDAIRQNSDIEITDRVNYTDDSNEGVSRIANHLAANPELDGMAGSDAYSWFIGQAAEEEGMAEDMVIGGFDLDQNTLDYIQQGVMNYTTGQDPYSQGYLPVHQAFAYLERGMPPKEIMTGAEIVDQETIDFALERRNWGELLEYHGV from the coding sequence ATGGCAGACAATGACGGTCGCATTAGCGTGAGAGTTGGGAACGGCATCTCGCGTCGGCAGGTGATGCAACAGCTCGGTGCAATCGCGGCGGTCGGCGGACTAGCCGGCTGCCTTCAGCGGGATGAAGAAGGCCAGGACGGCGGCAACGGCGGCGATTCCGGCTCCGACTCCGACGGCGCCGCGCCGTCGTACCAGCGCGTCGATCTGACGCCGCCGCCGACGGAGTTGGACTTCTCCCGCGATCCGCCCGAGCGGGACATTACGATGGTGTGTCACAATGCGGCGATCTCGTTCTGGGACCCCGCGATCGGCGGCCTGCACGATGCCGCCAGTCAACTCGGCTGGAACGCGACCTTCACGGGGCCGTCCGGCGGCTTCAGCGTCGAGGAGCAGATCAACATCCTCGAGAACGTCGTGGCGTCCGAGCCCGACGCCATCGTGACGACCGTGAGCGACACGGAGGCGTACAACAGCGTCATCCAGGACGCGCTGGACAACGACATCGCGGTCCTGACGTTCAACACGAACAGCCTCCGGGAGGAGGGCCGCCAGCACATGCGCGAGGAGTTCGGACAGGCCCTCCCGTTCGTCGGCCAGGACCAGTACTCGTCGGGCTACGCCAACGGGATGGCGCTGCTCGACAAGCTGCCGGACGACGCGAGCAAGGTGACGATCGGACTGGCCGACCCCGCCCACAGCGGCCAGGCCGCTCGAGCCAGCGGCGCGGAGGACGCCATCCGCCAGAATTCGGACATCGAGATCACCGATCGGGTCAACTACACCGACGACTCCAACGAGGGCGTCTCCCGCATCGCGAACCACCTCGCGGCCAACCCCGAACTGGACGGGATGGCCGGCAGCGACGCCTACTCGTGGTTCATCGGTCAGGCTGCCGAGGAAGAAGGGATGGCCGAGGACATGGTCATCGGCGGCTTCGACCTGGATCAGAACACGCTCGACTACATCCAGCAGGGCGTGATGAACTACACCACCGGCCAGGACCCCTACAGCCAGGGCTACCTCCCCGTTCACCAGGCGTTCGCCTACCTCGAGCGCGGGATGCCGCCCAAGGAGATCATGACCGGTGCGGAGATCGTCGATCAGGAAACGATCGACTTCGCGCTCGAGCGGCGCAACTGGGGCGAACTGCTGGAGTACCACGGCGTGTAA
- a CDS encoding sugar phosphate isomerase/epimerase family protein yields MKVGVLTAPLDDQPLDEALEYLAGIGVEAVELGCGGFTGDGHLSTDTHLDDEDARVEVLEAVEKYDMEISALATHNNPLHPDDERAAEDDQQLRDAIELAGQLGVDAITCFSGLPGGSPNDETPNWITAPWPSEHLEALEYQWDVAIDYWSEINDLADEHDVDIGIEMHPNMLVYEPQGMLKLREETGERIGANFDPSHLYWQGIDVTEAIRLLGEEDAIHHFHAKDTKVYDANAREKGVLDTAPYTDEPDRSWLFRSIGYGHDESHWKDVVSTLRMVDYDGALSIEHEDSLTSGREGLEKAVDVLSRAVFETSPGEAYWAE; encoded by the coding sequence ATGAAAGTCGGCGTACTCACGGCCCCGCTCGACGATCAGCCCCTCGATGAGGCGCTCGAGTACCTCGCGGGAATCGGCGTCGAAGCCGTCGAACTGGGATGTGGCGGCTTCACCGGCGACGGCCACCTCAGCACGGACACCCACCTCGACGACGAGGACGCCCGGGTCGAAGTGCTCGAGGCGGTCGAGAAATACGACATGGAGATCAGCGCGCTCGCGACGCACAACAACCCGCTCCACCCGGACGACGAGCGCGCCGCCGAGGACGACCAGCAGCTCCGCGACGCGATCGAGCTCGCCGGCCAACTCGGCGTCGACGCGATCACTTGCTTCTCCGGGCTGCCCGGCGGCAGCCCGAACGACGAGACGCCCAACTGGATCACGGCCCCCTGGCCGAGCGAGCACCTCGAGGCGCTCGAGTACCAGTGGGACGTCGCGATCGACTACTGGAGCGAGATCAACGACCTCGCGGACGAGCACGACGTCGATATCGGGATCGAGATGCACCCGAACATGCTCGTCTACGAACCCCAGGGCATGTTGAAACTCCGCGAGGAAACCGGCGAGCGCATCGGCGCGAACTTCGATCCCTCGCACCTCTACTGGCAGGGGATCGACGTCACCGAGGCGATCCGCCTGCTCGGCGAGGAGGACGCCATCCACCACTTCCACGCGAAGGACACGAAGGTCTACGACGCCAACGCCCGCGAAAAAGGCGTGCTCGACACGGCGCCGTACACCGACGAGCCCGACCGCTCGTGGCTGTTCCGCTCGATCGGCTACGGCCACGACGAATCCCACTGGAAGGACGTCGTCTCGACGCTCCGGATGGTCGACTACGACGGCGCGCTCTCGATCGAACATGAGGACTCGCTGACCAGCGGCCGCGAAGGGCTCGAGAAGGCCGTCGACGTCCTCTCGCGGGCGGTCTTCGAGACGTCGCCGGGCGAGGCCTACTGGGCGGAGTAA
- a CDS encoding ABC transporter substrate-binding protein, whose amino-acid sequence MNDNEDEELLDETDLDPVLDDVDYNENYEEEFEVVYPAPELNPVDDDYIFNPYHPRWNPGDLGQEFGFEYLTIYHTERSEYLPRIADDWSIDDDTLRTEVSLSEEYAWSTGEDITAHDFVTAYKLDGYMGLGMQDFVDIEEGIYAEDDYTLVIEPREEYSDMEEELWMTEWAETNLTVSEAQYGHFVEDFEDATTEDETQRVQESLINYEVSWDEVMYSGPWVFVEANEQFADQIPNPEHPIAQDWEFFQRTGMYVDEEGIQSGEVDWGDDTPEIQDVPDKYGKGPLPYDGQSFAIIFGNSDEYIRDHPEVRKAITYAVDVPYLTESTATDGTEYDEYSAGIDSLYVEDYVDADVLDAMPNYAPQDTDRAAELLESVGFERSNGTWQTPEGDTWTLNFSVGNWFESHSKVISNNLQEFGIDVDHYVEEMPTWQATTRANLDFDVTVHLNYGQARNYHPYSDFDGIFNDTNLGLFTERTGIVEEDVEVPEVGNPDGDTVTFNIPEELEAMSTADSEEELVSHATNLAWVHNQLLPAAVCFPWGGGHYWVNTVDWNFDLESDDWLTSNRLTHYLLENGLERV is encoded by the coding sequence ATGAACGACAACGAGGACGAGGAACTCCTCGACGAAACCGACCTAGACCCAGTCCTCGACGACGTCGATTATAACGAGAACTACGAAGAAGAGTTCGAGGTCGTGTACCCGGCGCCGGAACTCAATCCGGTCGACGACGACTACATCTTTAATCCGTATCATCCGCGGTGGAACCCCGGGGACCTGGGACAGGAGTTCGGGTTCGAGTATCTGACGATATACCACACCGAACGCAGCGAGTACCTGCCACGAATCGCCGACGACTGGTCGATCGATGACGACACCCTTCGAACCGAAGTCTCGCTCTCGGAGGAGTACGCCTGGTCGACGGGTGAAGACATCACCGCCCACGACTTCGTCACCGCGTACAAGCTAGACGGATACATGGGGCTCGGGATGCAGGACTTCGTCGACATCGAGGAGGGAATCTACGCCGAGGACGATTACACGCTCGTCATCGAACCACGAGAGGAGTACAGCGACATGGAGGAGGAGCTGTGGATGACAGAATGGGCCGAGACGAATCTGACGGTGTCCGAGGCCCAGTACGGTCACTTCGTCGAGGACTTTGAAGACGCGACGACTGAAGATGAGACCCAGCGCGTCCAAGAGAGCCTAATCAACTACGAAGTGAGTTGGGACGAGGTCATGTACTCGGGCCCCTGGGTCTTCGTCGAGGCAAACGAACAGTTCGCCGACCAGATCCCGAACCCCGAACATCCGATCGCACAGGATTGGGAATTCTTCCAGCGGACCGGCATGTACGTGGACGAAGAGGGGATCCAGTCCGGCGAGGTCGACTGGGGAGACGATACCCCGGAGATTCAGGACGTTCCCGATAAATACGGAAAGGGACCGCTACCGTACGACGGACAGTCGTTCGCGATCATCTTCGGAAACAGCGACGAGTACATCCGCGACCACCCCGAAGTGCGCAAGGCCATCACCTACGCCGTCGACGTTCCCTACCTCACCGAAAGCACCGCCACGGACGGGACGGAGTACGACGAGTACTCCGCGGGGATCGACTCGCTGTACGTCGAGGACTACGTCGACGCCGACGTGCTCGATGCGATGCCGAACTACGCACCGCAGGACACCGACAGGGCTGCGGAACTGCTCGAGAGCGTGGGCTTCGAACGTTCCAACGGGACGTGGCAGACACCGGAGGGCGACACCTGGACGCTCAACTTCTCGGTGGGCAATTGGTTCGAGTCCCACTCGAAGGTGATTTCGAACAATCTGCAGGAGTTCGGGATCGACGTGGACCACTACGTCGAGGAGATGCCGACCTGGCAGGCGACCACGCGGGCCAACCTCGACTTCGACGTGACGGTCCACTTGAACTACGGCCAAGCCCGCAATTACCATCCATACTCCGACTTCGACGGGATATTCAACGATACGAATCTGGGACTCTTTACCGAGCGGACCGGAATCGTCGAGGAAGACGTTGAGGTGCCCGAAGTCGGCAACCCGGACGGAGACACGGTAACGTTCAACATTCCCGAGGAGCTCGAAGCGATGTCGACGGCCGACTCCGAGGAGGAACTCGTCTCTCACGCGACGAACCTCGCCTGGGTCCACAACCAGCTGCTGCCGGCCGCCGTCTGCTTCCCCTGGGGCGGCGGTCACTACTGGGTCAACACCGTGGACTGGAACTTCGACCTCGAGAGCGACGACTGGCTGACCTCGAACCGCCTCACCCACTACCTGTTGGAAAACGGGCTCGAACGGGTCTGA
- the xacF gene encoding 2,5-dioxovalerate dehydrogenase: MAERYHNYVDGQWTESETGETFETTNPAAPTDVVAEYERSSAADADAAVEAAAAAQDEWANTPAPDRGAILRETASILEGRKQELTTLLTREEGKAHAEASGEVQRAIDIFYYYAEKTRDLGGTVKSASGPQTTLYTVRGPVGVAGLITPWNYPIAIPAWKIAPALATGNTLVLKPAEVAPAVALELFEALDEAGIPDGVANVVTGFGATAGNAVVAHDDVDAVSFTGSGQVGQLVYDQATDDAKRVQTELGGKNPTVVSDSADVETAAEIVAGGAFGTTGQSCTACSRAVVHTDVYDEFVDAVVAEAEAIEIGPGDEYDMGPQVSEDELEGTLDYIEIAENEGATLETGGGQPEGDRFGDGHFVEPTVFTGVENDYRIAQEEVFGPVLTVLEVEEFDEALAVANDVQYGLSASIVTDDHSEAERFVREIEAGVAKVNEKTSGLELHVPFGGVKNSSSETWREQGDAGIDFYTIEKTVYDSF; encoded by the coding sequence ATGGCTGAGCGGTACCACAACTACGTCGACGGGCAGTGGACGGAGTCGGAAACCGGCGAGACGTTCGAAACGACGAACCCCGCCGCACCGACCGACGTCGTCGCCGAGTACGAGCGATCGAGCGCCGCAGACGCCGACGCGGCCGTCGAGGCGGCCGCCGCCGCACAGGACGAGTGGGCAAATACGCCCGCACCCGATCGCGGTGCGATCCTGCGCGAGACGGCGTCGATCCTCGAGGGCCGCAAACAAGAGCTGACGACTCTCCTCACGCGCGAAGAGGGCAAGGCCCACGCCGAGGCCAGCGGCGAAGTGCAGCGCGCGATCGACATCTTCTACTACTACGCCGAGAAGACCCGCGACCTCGGGGGGACGGTCAAAAGCGCCAGCGGCCCGCAAACGACCCTCTACACGGTCCGCGGACCGGTCGGCGTCGCCGGCCTCATCACTCCGTGGAACTACCCGATCGCCATCCCGGCCTGGAAGATCGCACCCGCGCTCGCGACCGGTAACACCCTCGTGCTCAAACCCGCGGAGGTCGCCCCGGCCGTCGCGCTGGAGCTCTTCGAGGCCCTCGACGAGGCCGGTATCCCCGACGGCGTCGCGAACGTCGTCACCGGATTCGGCGCTACCGCCGGGAACGCGGTCGTCGCCCACGATGACGTCGACGCCGTCTCCTTCACCGGCTCCGGCCAGGTCGGGCAGCTGGTCTACGACCAGGCGACCGACGACGCCAAGCGCGTTCAGACCGAACTCGGCGGTAAGAACCCGACCGTCGTCTCCGACAGTGCCGACGTCGAAACGGCCGCCGAAATCGTCGCCGGCGGCGCGTTCGGAACGACCGGGCAGTCGTGTACCGCCTGCTCGCGGGCGGTCGTCCACACGGACGTCTACGACGAGTTCGTCGACGCCGTCGTCGCCGAAGCCGAGGCCATCGAGATCGGCCCCGGCGACGAGTACGACATGGGTCCGCAGGTAAGCGAAGACGAACTCGAGGGCACGCTCGACTATATCGAGATCGCCGAGAACGAAGGCGCTACCCTCGAGACGGGGGGCGGCCAGCCCGAGGGCGACCGCTTCGGCGACGGTCACTTCGTCGAGCCCACGGTCTTCACCGGCGTCGAGAACGACTACCGCATCGCTCAGGAGGAGGTCTTCGGTCCGGTCCTGACCGTGCTCGAAGTCGAGGAGTTCGACGAGGCGCTCGCGGTCGCCAACGACGTCCAGTACGGCCTCTCGGCCAGCATCGTCACCGACGACCACTCCGAGGCCGAACGCTTCGTCCGCGAGATCGAAGCCGGCGTCGCGAAGGTCAACGAGAAAACCTCTGGCCTCGAACTGCACGTTCCCTTCGGCGGCGTCAAGAACTCCTCGAGCGAGACCTGGCGCGAGCAGGGCGACGCGGGCATCGACTTCTACACCATCGAAAAGACTGTTTACGACAGCTTCTAA